In Methanothrix sp., a genomic segment contains:
- a CDS encoding putative cobaltochelatase translates to MHHIKRRTIPFTSIVGQDDMKFALVLNAINPRIGGVLIRGDKGTAKSTAVRALADLLEDILVVENCPFNCNPRNPEEMCDLCFDKSLKGQVKEVLRKTPVIDLPLGATEDRVLGSLNIERAIKEGIRALEPGILAAANRGVLYIDEVNLLDDHVADVLLDSAAMGVNIVEREGVSVAHPSRFILVGTMNPEEGELRPQLLDRFGLQVDVVGIEDVDQRVLIVKTAERFDADPEGFAKEQQIHQDELKVKISAAKEILSQVTMSDDLLRTIASTCIDLGVKTHRAEIVISRTAKTIAAFEGRMEVNQEDAKKAMELALAHRMRSRPFEPPTLNKDKLEKSMEKQQQQQKQEQQPKNPPPQKRQEQSQKPDDQQDQNQSQAASPQEQIFKIGASIDVRQINMPRKRDKIPRRKTSGRRINTLALQNSGRYLRQRMPKEGKDIAIDATIRAAAPYQKARSGPYAIKIKSEDIREKERVRKTSAVLLFVVDASGSMGAMMRMESAKGAVLSLLLDSYQKRDRVGMVAFRGKEAELILPPCSSVDLALSRLKELPTGGKTPLSAGLSRGLQILQGEMKKDAETKPMMVLVSDGRANVGMSGKIKDELMEISERTKQLGIHTIVIDTEVVDSSFMDMRLGYCREIAEMTGGKYYPISDLSSESLYSIVDGEHRLLLEANA, encoded by the coding sequence ATGCATCACATCAAGAGAAGGACAATTCCTTTTACATCTATCGTGGGCCAGGACGACATGAAGTTTGCATTAGTTCTAAATGCAATAAATCCACGCATAGGCGGAGTGCTGATAAGAGGAGATAAAGGCACCGCCAAATCAACCGCAGTGCGTGCCCTGGCCGACCTTCTGGAAGATATTTTAGTTGTGGAGAACTGCCCCTTCAACTGTAACCCCAGAAATCCAGAGGAGATGTGTGATCTGTGCTTTGATAAGAGCCTGAAAGGCCAGGTAAAGGAGGTATTACGCAAGACTCCGGTGATCGACCTTCCCCTGGGGGCAACTGAGGATCGGGTTTTGGGATCATTGAACATTGAGAGGGCAATCAAGGAGGGAATACGGGCCCTGGAGCCGGGCATCCTGGCTGCTGCCAACAGAGGGGTACTGTACATAGACGAGGTTAACCTCCTGGACGACCATGTGGCAGATGTGCTGCTGGACTCAGCCGCCATGGGGGTGAACATCGTGGAACGGGAAGGGGTGTCAGTTGCTCATCCATCCAGGTTTATCCTGGTAGGAACCATGAACCCCGAGGAGGGAGAGCTAAGACCGCAACTGCTGGACCGATTCGGGCTACAGGTAGATGTCGTCGGCATTGAAGATGTAGATCAAAGAGTGCTGATCGTAAAGACTGCCGAGAGGTTTGATGCCGATCCGGAGGGCTTTGCTAAGGAGCAGCAGATCCATCAGGATGAGCTGAAGGTCAAGATCTCTGCTGCCAAGGAAATCCTCAGCCAGGTGACTATGAGCGATGATCTTCTGAGAACTATAGCCTCTACCTGCATCGATCTGGGGGTAAAGACGCACAGGGCAGAGATAGTGATCTCCAGAACGGCAAAGACCATAGCTGCCTTTGAAGGAAGAATGGAGGTAAACCAGGAGGACGCAAAGAAGGCCATGGAGCTGGCGCTTGCTCACAGGATGAGGAGCCGGCCCTTTGAGCCACCGACTCTTAACAAAGATAAGCTAGAAAAGTCCATGGAAAAGCAGCAGCAGCAACAAAAGCAAGAGCAACAGCCCAAGAATCCTCCCCCGCAGAAAAGACAGGAACAGTCTCAGAAGCCCGATGATCAGCAGGACCAAAATCAGTCTCAAGCTGCATCACCGCAAGAGCAGATCTTCAAGATCGGAGCGTCGATAGATGTGCGGCAGATCAATATGCCTCGAAAGAGGGATAAAATCCCCCGCAGAAAGACCAGCGGAAGAAGGATAAACACCCTTGCACTGCAGAACTCCGGAAGATATCTGCGCCAAAGGATGCCTAAAGAGGGAAAGGACATTGCCATTGATGCCACCATTCGTGCTGCAGCTCCATATCAAAAGGCCAGATCAGGACCCTATGCCATTAAGATCAAAAGCGAGGACATCAGGGAGAAGGAGAGGGTGAGGAAGACCTCAGCAGTGCTTCTTTTTGTGGTGGATGCCAGCGGCTCAATGGGAGCCATGATGAGGATGGAGAGTGCCAAGGGAGCAGTCCTCTCCTTGCTCTTGGACTCATATCAGAAGAGGGACAGAGTTGGAATGGTGGCCTTTAGGGGAAAGGAGGCAGAACTGATACTTCCTCCCTGCTCCAGCGTGGATCTGGCTTTAAGCAGGCTAAAGGAGCTCCCCACAGGCGGCAAGACGCCGCTTTCTGCAGGGCTTTCTCGCGGATTGCAGATTTTGCAGGGCGAGATGAAAAAGGATGCAGAGACAAAGCCCATGATGGTCCTCGTATCCGATGGCAGGGCCAATGTGGGAATGAGCGGAAAGATCAAAGATGAGCTAATGGAGATCTCGGAAAGGACAAAGCAGCTCGGAATTCACACCATTGTCATAGATACCGAGGTGGTGGATTCATCCTTCATGGACATGAGGCTCGGCTACTGCCGGGAGATCGCAGAGATGACCGGCGGGAAATATTATCCGATATCAGATCTGAGTTCTGAGTCGCTTTACAGCATAGTGGATGGTGAGCACAGGCTGCTCTTGGAGGCCAACGCCTGA